A region from the Lemur catta isolate mLemCat1 chromosome 7, mLemCat1.pri, whole genome shotgun sequence genome encodes:
- the SSRP1 gene encoding FACT complex subunit SSRP1: protein MAETLEFNDVYQEVKGSMNDGRLRLSRQGIIFKNSKTGKVDNIQAGELTEGIWRRVALGHGLKLLTKNGHVYKYDGFRESEFEKLSDFFKTHYRLELMEKDLCVKGWNWGTVKFGGQLLSFDIGDQPVFEIPLSNVSQCTTGKNEVTLEFHQNDDAEVSLMEVRFYVPPTQEDGVDPVEAFAQNVLSKADVIQATGDAICIFRELQCLTPRGRYDIRIYPTFLHLHGKTFDYKIPYTTVLRLFLLPHKDQRQMFFVISLDPPIKQGQTRYHFLILLFSKDEDISLTLNMNEEEVEKRFEGRLTKNMSGSLYEMVSRVMKALVNRKITVPGNFQGHSGAQCITCSYKASSGLLYPLERGFIYVHKPPVHIRFDEISFVNFARGTTTTRSFDFEIETKQGTQYTFSSIEREEYGKLFDFVNAKKLNIKNRGLKEGMNPSYDEYADSDEDQHDAYLERMKEEGKIREENANDSSDDSGEETDESFNPGEEEEDVAEEFDSNASASSSSNEGDSDRDEKKRKQLKKAKMAKDRKSRKKPMEVKKGKDPNAPKRPMSAYMLWLNASREKIKSDHPGISITDLSKKAGEIWKGMSKEKKEEWDRKAEDARREYEKAMKEYEGGRGESSKRDKSKKKKKVKVKMEKKSMPSRGSSSKSSSSSRQLSESFKSKEFVSSDESSSGENKSKKKRRRSEDSEEEELASTPPSSEDSASGSDE from the exons ATGGCAGAGACACTGGAGTTCAACGACGTCTATCAGGAGGTGAAAGGCTCCATG AATGATGGTCGGCTGAGGTTGAGCCGCCAGGGCATCATCTTCAAGAATAGCAAGACGGGCAAAGTGGACAACATCCAGGCTGGGGAGTTGACAGAAGGCATCTGGCGCCGTGTAGCTCTGGGTCATGGACTTAAACTGCTCACAAAGAATGGCCATGTCTACAAGTATGATGGCTTTCGAGAATCG GAGTTTGAGAAACTCTCTGATTTCTTCAAAACTCACTATCGCCTTGAGCTAATGGAGAAGGACTTATGTGTGAAGGGCTGGAACTGGGGGACAGTGAAGTTTGGTG GGCAGCTCCTTTCCTTTGACATTGGTGACCAGCCCGTCTTTGAGATACCCCTCAGCAACGTGTCCCAGTGCACTACAGGCAAGAATGAGGTGACATTGGAATTCCACCAGAATGATGATGCAGAGGTGTCTCTCATGGAGGTGCGCTTCTACGTCCCTCCCACACAAGAGGATGGTGTGGACCCTGTTGAG GCCTTTGCCCAGAATGTGTTGTCAAAGGCGGACGTAATCCAAGCCACTGGAGATGCCATCTGCATCTTCCGGGAGCTGCAGTGTCTGACTCCCCGTGGTCGTTACGACATTCGGATCTACCCCACCTTTCTGCACCTGCACGGCAAGACCTTTGACTACAAGATCCCCTATACCACGGTACTGCGTCTCTTTTTGCTGCCTCACAAGGACCAGCGCCAGATGTTCTTTGTG ATCAGCCTGGATCCCCCCATCAAGCAGGGCCAAACCCGTTACCACTTCCTGATCCTCCTCTTTTCCAAGGACGAGGACATCTCCTTGACTCTGAACATGAACGA GGAAGAGGTGGAGAAGCGCTTTGAGGGGCGGCTCACCAAGAACATGTCAGGATCCCTCTACGAGATGGTCAGCCGGGTCATGAAAGCACTGGTGAACCGCAAGATCACAGTCCCAGGCAACTTCCAAGG GCACTCAGGGGCCCAGTGCATCACCTGTTCCTACAAGGCCAGCTCAGGACTGCTGTACCCGCTGGAGCGGGGCTTCATCTATGTCCACAAGCCACCCGTGCACATCCGCTTCGATGAGATCTCCTTTGTCAACTTTGCCCGTGGCACCACCACCACTCGCTCCTTTGACTTTGAAATTGAGACCAAACAGGGCACTCAATATACCTTCAGCAGCATTGAGAG GGAGGAGTATGGAAAGCTGTTTGATTTTGTCAACGCAAAAAAGCTCAACATTAAAAACCGAGGATTGAAAGAG GGCATGAACCCCAGCTACGATGAGTATGCCGACTCTGATGAAGACCAGCATGATGCCTACTTGGAGAGGATGAAGGAGGAGGGCAAGATCCGGGAGGAGAATGCCAATGACAGCAGCGATGACTCGGGAGAAGAAACTG ATGAGTCATTCAACCCaggtgaagaggaagaagatgtgGCAGAGGA GTTTGATAGCAATGCCTCAGCCAGCTCCTCCAGTAATGAGGGTGACAGTGACCGGGATGAGAAGAAGCGGAAACAGCTCAAAAAGGCCAAGATGGCCAAGGATCGCAAGAGCCGCAAGAAGCCTATGGAG GTGAAGAAAGGCAAAGACCCCAATGCCCCCAAGAGGCCCATGTCTGCCTACATGCTGTGGCTCAATGCCAGTCGAGAGAAGATCAAGTCAGACCACCCTGGCATCAGTATCACAGATCTTTCCAAGAAGGCAGGCGAGATCTGGAAGGGAATgtccaaagagaagaaagag GAGTGGGATCGCAAGGCTGAGGATGCCAGGAGGGAATATGAAAAAGCCATGAAAGAATATGAAGGAGGCCGAGGCGAGTCTTCCAAGAG GGACAAgtcaaagaagaagaagaaagtaaaggtAAAGATGGAGAAGAAATCAATGCCCTCTAGGGGCTCGTCATCCAAGTCGTCCTCGTCGTCAAGGCAGCTAAGTGAGAGCTTCAAGAGCAAAGAATTTGTGTCTAGTGATGAGAGCTCTTCAGgagaaaacaagagcaaaaagAAGAGGAGGCGGAGTGAG GACTCCGAAGAAGAGGAACTAGCCAGTACTCCCCCCAGCTCAGAAGACTCAGCGTCCGGATCCGATGAGTAG